One window from the genome of Cryptomeria japonica chromosome 6, Sugi_1.0, whole genome shotgun sequence encodes:
- the LOC131070729 gene encoding WAT1-related protein At4g01440-like isoform X2 — translation MGSSVKGNNNSFDRNDRPPMTCTIFWQIFLIALSGISVSQNLFFIGLAYTSATFTAAIINVLPIVTSVMAIAFRYEKVDIRTKRGQATITGTAICVGGAMIMTLYKGSTISLTGTLVLKLSTWFLGAASLVVCLLFLAAYLTFQVPILKKYPAQKSFIALVLLLATLQSTVMALIFEPHISSWKINWGIDLFSIVYSYEFGLYILCANLHHQRKRTHLSITLQSIICNYSCSLGADDLSCKPSCGKRGRRSSNNCRTLHCSVGKSKR, via the exons ATGGGTTCTTCAGTCAAAGGGAACAATAACTCATTTGATAG AAACGACCGTCCCCCAATGACTTGTACCATTTTCTGGCAGATCTTTCTTATTGCTCTTTCTGG GATTAGTGTGAGCCAGAATCTATTTTTCATTGGCTTGGCATACACTTCGGCCACCTTCACAGCTGCAATCATAAACGTCCTTCCTATTGTCACATCTGTGATGGCCATTGCTTTTCG ATACGAGAAAGTTGACATCAGAACTAAGCGTGGACAAGCAACAATTACAGGGACTGCTATATGTGTGGGAGGGGCAATGATTATGACATTATACAAAGGCTCTACGATTAGTCTTACTGGGACACTTGTCCTAAAACTGAGTACATGGTTTCTGGGTGCAGCGTCCTTGGTCGTTTGCTTGCTTTTTTTGGCGGCATACCTTACTTTTCAG GTCCCAATTTTGAAGAAGTATCCCGCTCAAAAATCATTCATAGCATTGGTACTCTTACTAGCCACACTCCAGAGCACAGTAATGGCCTTAATATTTGAGCCACACATCTCTTCCTGGAAAATAAACTGGGGCATAGACCTTTTCAGCATTGTATACTCG TATGAGTTCGGCCTTTACATTCTTTGTGCAAACCTACACCATCAAAGAAAGAGGACCCATCTTTCCATCACTCTTCAATCCATTATCTGCAATTATAGTTGCAGTCTTGGAGCTGACGATCTTTCATGCAAGCCTTCATGTGGGAAG CGTGGTAGGAGGAGTTCTAACAATTGCAGGACTTTACATTGCTCTGTGGGGAAAAGCAAACGATAA
- the LOC131070729 gene encoding WAT1-related protein At4g08300-like isoform X1 encodes MMVEYKLYVGQILVQAGLTGMYIIVRIAFDNGMNRFVYVAYRQAVATLVMAPIAYFLERNDRPPMTCTIFWQIFLIALSGISVSQNLFFIGLAYTSATFTAAIINVLPIVTSVMAIAFRYEKVDIRTKRGQATITGTAICVGGAMIMTLYKGSTISLTGTLVLKLSTWFLGAASLVVCLLFLAAYLTFQVPILKKYPAQKSFIALVLLLATLQSTVMALIFEPHISSWKINWGIDLFSIVYSYEFGLYILCANLHHQRKRTHLSITLQSIICNYSCSLGADDLSCKPSCGKRGRRSSNNCRTLHCSVGKSKR; translated from the exons ATGATGGTAGAATACAAACTCTATGTAGGTCAAATTTTAGTTCAGGCTGGACTTACAGGCATGTATATCATAGTTAGAATTGCTTTTGACAATGGGATGAACCGTTTCGTATATGTAGCTTATAGACAAGCTGTTGCTACACTTGTAATGGCCCCTATTGCTTATTTTTTAGAAAG AAACGACCGTCCCCCAATGACTTGTACCATTTTCTGGCAGATCTTTCTTATTGCTCTTTCTGG GATTAGTGTGAGCCAGAATCTATTTTTCATTGGCTTGGCATACACTTCGGCCACCTTCACAGCTGCAATCATAAACGTCCTTCCTATTGTCACATCTGTGATGGCCATTGCTTTTCG ATACGAGAAAGTTGACATCAGAACTAAGCGTGGACAAGCAACAATTACAGGGACTGCTATATGTGTGGGAGGGGCAATGATTATGACATTATACAAAGGCTCTACGATTAGTCTTACTGGGACACTTGTCCTAAAACTGAGTACATGGTTTCTGGGTGCAGCGTCCTTGGTCGTTTGCTTGCTTTTTTTGGCGGCATACCTTACTTTTCAG GTCCCAATTTTGAAGAAGTATCCCGCTCAAAAATCATTCATAGCATTGGTACTCTTACTAGCCACACTCCAGAGCACAGTAATGGCCTTAATATTTGAGCCACACATCTCTTCCTGGAAAATAAACTGGGGCATAGACCTTTTCAGCATTGTATACTCG TATGAGTTCGGCCTTTACATTCTTTGTGCAAACCTACACCATCAAAGAAAGAGGACCCATCTTTCCATCACTCTTCAATCCATTATCTGCAATTATAGTTGCAGTCTTGGAGCTGACGATCTTTCATGCAAGCCTTCATGTGGGAAG CGTGGTAGGAGGAGTTCTAACAATTGCAGGACTTTACATTGCTCTGTGGGGAAAAGCAAACGATAA
- the LOC131070729 gene encoding WAT1-related protein At1g21890-like isoform X5 — MMVEYKLYVGQILVQAGLTGMYIIVRIAFDNGMNRFVYVAYRQAVATLVMAPIAYFLERNDRPPMTCTIFWQIFLIALSGISVSQNLFFIGLAYTSATFTAAIINVLPIVTSVMAIAFRQYEFGLYILCANLHHQRKRTHLSITLQSIICNYSCSLGADDLSCKPSCGKRGRRSSNNCRTLHCSVGKSKR; from the exons ATGATGGTAGAATACAAACTCTATGTAGGTCAAATTTTAGTTCAGGCTGGACTTACAGGCATGTATATCATAGTTAGAATTGCTTTTGACAATGGGATGAACCGTTTCGTATATGTAGCTTATAGACAAGCTGTTGCTACACTTGTAATGGCCCCTATTGCTTATTTTTTAGAAAG AAACGACCGTCCCCCAATGACTTGTACCATTTTCTGGCAGATCTTTCTTATTGCTCTTTCTGG GATTAGTGTGAGCCAGAATCTATTTTTCATTGGCTTGGCATACACTTCGGCCACCTTCACAGCTGCAATCATAAACGTCCTTCCTATTGTCACATCTGTGATGGCCATTGCTTTTCG GCAGTATGAGTTCGGCCTTTACATTCTTTGTGCAAACCTACACCATCAAAGAAAGAGGACCCATCTTTCCATCACTCTTCAATCCATTATCTGCAATTATAGTTGCAGTCTTGGAGCTGACGATCTTTCATGCAAGCCTTCATGTGGGAAG CGTGGTAGGAGGAGTTCTAACAATTGCAGGACTTTACATTGCTCTGTGGGGAAAAGCAAACGATAA
- the LOC131070729 gene encoding WAT1-related protein At1g21890-like isoform X4 encodes MMVEYKLYVGQILVQAGLTGMYIIVRIAFDNGMNRFVYVAYRQAVATLVMAPIAYFLERNDRPPMTCTIFWQIFLIALSGISVSQNLFFIGLAYTSATFTAAIINVLPIVTSVMAIAFRMSSAFTFFVQTYTIKERGPIFPSLFNPLSAIIVAVLELTIFHASLHVGSVVGGVLTIAGLYIALWGKANDKEETRPIEDEVEDGTVETK; translated from the exons ATGATGGTAGAATACAAACTCTATGTAGGTCAAATTTTAGTTCAGGCTGGACTTACAGGCATGTATATCATAGTTAGAATTGCTTTTGACAATGGGATGAACCGTTTCGTATATGTAGCTTATAGACAAGCTGTTGCTACACTTGTAATGGCCCCTATTGCTTATTTTTTAGAAAG AAACGACCGTCCCCCAATGACTTGTACCATTTTCTGGCAGATCTTTCTTATTGCTCTTTCTGG GATTAGTGTGAGCCAGAATCTATTTTTCATTGGCTTGGCATACACTTCGGCCACCTTCACAGCTGCAATCATAAACGTCCTTCCTATTGTCACATCTGTGATGGCCATTGCTTTTCG TATGAGTTCGGCCTTTACATTCTTTGTGCAAACCTACACCATCAAAGAAAGAGGACCCATCTTTCCATCACTCTTCAATCCATTATCTGCAATTATAGTTGCAGTCTTGGAGCTGACGATCTTTCATGCAAGCCTTCATGTGGGAAG CGTGGTAGGAGGAGTTCTAACAATTGCAGGACTTTACATTGCTCTGTGGGGAAAAGCAAACGATAAAGAAGAAACGAGGCCAATAGAAGATGAGGTTGAAGATGGCACAGTTGAAACTAAGTAG
- the LOC131070729 gene encoding WAT1-related protein At4g08300-like isoform X3 has protein sequence MMVEYKLYVGQILVQAGLTGMYIIVRIAFDNGMNRFVYVAYRQAVATLVMAPIAYFLERNDRPPMTCTIFWQIFLIALSGISVSQNLFFIGLAYTSATFTAAIINVLPIVTSVMAIAFRYEKVDIRTKRGQATITGTAICVGGAMIMTLYKGSTISLTGTLVLKLSTWFLGAASLVVCLLFLAAYLTFQVPILKKYPAQKSFIALVLLLATLQSTVMALIFEPHISSWKINWGIDLFSIVYSAV, from the exons ATGATGGTAGAATACAAACTCTATGTAGGTCAAATTTTAGTTCAGGCTGGACTTACAGGCATGTATATCATAGTTAGAATTGCTTTTGACAATGGGATGAACCGTTTCGTATATGTAGCTTATAGACAAGCTGTTGCTACACTTGTAATGGCCCCTATTGCTTATTTTTTAGAAAG AAACGACCGTCCCCCAATGACTTGTACCATTTTCTGGCAGATCTTTCTTATTGCTCTTTCTGG GATTAGTGTGAGCCAGAATCTATTTTTCATTGGCTTGGCATACACTTCGGCCACCTTCACAGCTGCAATCATAAACGTCCTTCCTATTGTCACATCTGTGATGGCCATTGCTTTTCG ATACGAGAAAGTTGACATCAGAACTAAGCGTGGACAAGCAACAATTACAGGGACTGCTATATGTGTGGGAGGGGCAATGATTATGACATTATACAAAGGCTCTACGATTAGTCTTACTGGGACACTTGTCCTAAAACTGAGTACATGGTTTCTGGGTGCAGCGTCCTTGGTCGTTTGCTTGCTTTTTTTGGCGGCATACCTTACTTTTCAG GTCCCAATTTTGAAGAAGTATCCCGCTCAAAAATCATTCATAGCATTGGTACTCTTACTAGCCACACTCCAGAGCACAGTAATGGCCTTAATATTTGAGCCACACATCTCTTCCTGGAAAATAAACTGGGGCATAGACCTTTTCAGCATTGTATACTCG GCAGTATGA